The Streptomyces laurentii genome contains a region encoding:
- a CDS encoding ABC transporter substrate-binding protein (ABC transporter substrate-binding protein [Amycolatopsis mediterranei U32];~Bacterial periplasmic substrate-binding proteins; smart00062;~Bacterial periplasmic transport systems use membrane-bound complexes and substrate-bound, membrane-associated, periplasmic binding proteins (PBPs) to transport a wide variety of substrates, such as, amino acids, peptides, sugars, vitamins and inorganic...; cd00134;~hinge residues;~identified by MetaGeneAnnotator; putative;~membrane-bound complex binding site;~substrate binding pocket [chemical binding]): MEPKSEPTAETGIDPRVVADLAPTGVLRASINLGNPVLAQGTSEDPGGITVDLAREIGARLGVPVELVCFDAARKSYEAMASGRADLCFLAVEPAREAEVAFTAPYVVIEGVYAVPRGSALRTPADVDAPGVRIGVKEGSAYDLFLTRTLRHATLVRGAEGVDTFAERELEAGAGIRQPMTTYAAAHPEVRLVEERFMEIRQAVGTTIGRAPETVAYLRATVEELKTNGFVAASLRRSGQDANVAAAPAS, translated from the coding sequence ATGGAGCCGAAGAGCGAGCCGACGGCAGAGACCGGGATCGATCCGCGGGTCGTCGCCGACCTCGCCCCGACCGGGGTGCTGCGCGCGTCGATCAATCTTGGCAATCCCGTGCTGGCGCAGGGGACTTCGGAGGATCCGGGCGGGATCACCGTGGATCTCGCGCGGGAGATCGGGGCGCGGCTCGGGGTGCCGGTGGAGCTGGTGTGCTTCGACGCGGCGCGCAAATCGTACGAGGCGATGGCGAGCGGACGGGCCGATCTGTGTTTTCTCGCCGTCGAGCCGGCGCGGGAGGCGGAGGTGGCGTTCACGGCTCCGTACGTCGTCATCGAGGGCGTGTACGCCGTGCCGCGCGGCTCCGCGCTGCGCACCCCGGCGGACGTGGACGCGCCCGGCGTGCGGATCGGGGTGAAGGAGGGGTCCGCGTACGACCTGTTCCTCACGCGTACGCTGCGGCACGCGACGCTGGTCCGGGGCGCGGAGGGCGTCGACACCTTCGCGGAACGGGAGTTGGAGGCGGGCGCCGGGATCCGACAGCCGATGACGACGTACGCGGCGGCGCATCCGGAGGTGCGGCTCGTCGAGGAGCGCTTCATGGAGATCCGGCAGGCGGTCGGCACGACGATCGGGCGGGCGCCGGAGACGGTCGCGTATCTGCGGGCGACAGTCGAGGAGTTGAAGACGAACGGCTTCGTCGCCGCGTCTCTTCGTCGCTCCGGACAGGATGCGAACGTGGCGGCCGCTCCGGCGAGTTGA
- a CDS encoding deoxyxylulose-5-phosphate synthase (Putative deoxyxylulose-5-phosphate synthase [Streptomyces fulvissimus DSM40593];~identified by MetaGeneAnnotator; putative), which produces MILTLGTPRRPPARLPLPRVFPPRASPPTARYFPGRAAGPVPTLVRMPPAKSSYVCLPCRASYKLPFSFHPLKGPREYGRRCPRCTRELIHVGAAFAPPPRRDTNAWRALSVVLHAGIRFHMGCCDGPGWRPRTLREVKERAAYARRTGEPLRQALLRRDL; this is translated from the coding sequence ATGATCCTCACCCTAGGGACGCCCCGCCGCCCGCCTGCGCGTTTGCCTCTCCCCCGCGTGTTCCCGCCCCGGGCCTCCCCGCCCACCGCGCGGTATTTCCCTGGCCGGGCCGCGGGGCCGGTGCCTACCTTGGTCCGCATGCCACCCGCGAAGAGCTCGTACGTCTGTCTGCCGTGCCGCGCCTCGTACAAGCTGCCGTTCTCCTTCCATCCCCTCAAAGGGCCACGAGAGTACGGGCGGCGCTGTCCGCGCTGCACGCGGGAGCTGATCCACGTCGGAGCCGCCTTCGCGCCGCCGCCGCGCCGGGACACGAACGCCTGGCGGGCCCTGTCCGTCGTCCTGCACGCCGGGATCCGCTTCCACATGGGGTGCTGCGACGGTCCCGGCTGGCGCCCGCGCACGCTCCGCGAGGTCAAGGAGCGCGCGGCGTACGCCCGGCGCACCGGCGAACCCCTCCGCCAGGCCCTCCTCCGCCGGGACCTGTAA
- a CDS encoding hypothetical protein (Hypothetical protein XNR_2379 [Streptomyces albus J1074];~identified by MetaGeneAnnotator; putative): MDEIDPVEQSLHAARALVLADLAARDVAMAEVVSMVEDAVTHRRWWVEQWPEGRSFVAGLVAQDVQDSLLERYGRWPLCPVCSSGDPHALDVEPELGPDPHWVCGKQGVVVAPVGGLT, encoded by the coding sequence ATGGACGAGATCGACCCCGTGGAGCAGTCGCTCCACGCCGCCCGCGCCCTGGTTCTCGCCGACCTGGCGGCGCGCGACGTCGCCATGGCCGAGGTCGTCTCGATGGTCGAGGACGCCGTGACGCACCGCCGCTGGTGGGTCGAGCAGTGGCCCGAGGGCCGCTCCTTCGTCGCCGGCCTGGTCGCACAGGACGTGCAGGACTCCCTTCTCGAACGGTACGGCCGCTGGCCGCTGTGCCCCGTCTGCTCCTCGGGCGACCCGCACGCCCTCGACGTCGAACCCGAGCTGGGCCCCGACCCGCACTGGGTCTGTGGCAAGCAGGGAGTGGTGGTCGCGCCGGTGGGCGGCCTGACGTGA
- a CDS encoding N-acetylmuramic acid-6-phosphate etherase (N-acetylmuramic acid 6-phosphate etherase. Members ofthis family contain the SIS (Sugar ISomerase) domain. The SIS domain is foundin many phosphosugar isomerases and phosphosugar binding proteins. The bacterial cell wall sugar N-acetylmuramic acid...; cd05007;~N-acetylmuramic acid-6-phosphate etherase [Streptomyces albus J1074];~N-acetylmuramic acid-6-phosphate etherase; Reviewed; PRK05441;~identified by MetaGeneAnnotator; putative;~putative active site [active]): MSTTPTYSELRAQLATLTTEAFRPELADIDRLPTLDIARIMNGEDRTVPAAVAGQLPALAAAIDATAARMARGGRLLYLGAGTAGRLGVLDASECPPTFNTDPAQVVGLIAGGPGAMVQAVEGAEDSKELAAADLDALKLTADDTVVGISASGRTPYAIGAVEHARARGALTIGLSCNADSPLAAAAEHGIEIVTGPELITGSTRLKAGTAQKLVLNMISTITMIRLGKTYGNLMVDVRASNDKLQARSRRIVALATGAPDERIESALAAADGEVKTAVLMILAGVDDAAEAERRLARTRGHLRAALDQP; the protein is encoded by the coding sequence GTGTCCACGACACCCACGTACTCCGAGCTGCGCGCCCAGCTGGCCACCCTCACCACCGAGGCGTTCCGCCCCGAACTCGCCGACATCGACCGGCTTCCCACCCTCGACATCGCCCGGATCATGAACGGCGAGGACCGGACCGTCCCCGCCGCCGTCGCCGGGCAGCTGCCCGCCCTCGCCGCCGCCATCGACGCCACCGCCGCGCGCATGGCCCGCGGCGGCCGTCTCCTCTACCTGGGCGCCGGCACCGCCGGGCGGCTCGGGGTGCTCGACGCCAGCGAGTGCCCGCCCACCTTCAACACCGACCCGGCGCAGGTCGTCGGCCTCATCGCGGGCGGCCCAGGTGCCATGGTCCAGGCGGTGGAGGGCGCCGAGGACTCCAAGGAACTCGCCGCCGCCGACCTGGACGCGCTGAAGCTGACCGCCGACGACACGGTGGTCGGCATCTCCGCCTCCGGCCGTACGCCGTACGCCATCGGCGCCGTCGAACACGCCCGCGCGCGGGGGGCGCTCACCATCGGCCTGTCGTGCAACGCCGACAGCCCGCTCGCGGCGGCGGCCGAGCACGGCATCGAGATCGTCACCGGGCCCGAACTCATCACCGGATCCACCCGGTTGAAGGCGGGCACGGCCCAGAAGCTCGTCCTCAACATGATCTCGACGATCACCATGATCCGGCTCGGCAAGACGTACGGGAACCTGATGGTCGACGTCCGCGCCTCCAACGACAAGCTCCAGGCGCGCTCGCGCCGCATCGTGGCCCTCGCCACCGGAGCGCCGGACGAGCGGATCGAGAGCGCGCTCGCCGCCGCGGACGGAGAGGTGAAGACCGCCGTCCTGATGATCCTCGCCGGTGTCGACGACGCCGCCGAGGCGGAACGGCGGCTGGCCAGGACCCGCGGCCATCTGCGGGCGGCCCTCGACCAGCCCTGA
- a CDS encoding rpiR-family transcriptional regulator (Helix-turn-helix domain, rpiR family; pfam01418;~RpiR-family transcriptional regulator [Streptomyces albus J1074];~RpiR-like protein. RpiR contains a SIS (Sugar ISomerase) domain, which is foundin many phosphosugar isomerases and phosphosugar binding proteins. In E. coli, rpiR negatively regulates the expression of rpiB gene. Both rpiB and rpiA are ribose phosphate...; cd05013;~Transcriptional regulators [Transcription]; COG1737;~identified by MetaGeneAnnotator; putative;~putative active site [active]) produces the protein MTYDVKESFTSVPEQPSAATSPATAAAATPAPPAPAALAAKVRTLAPSMTRSMQRVAEAVAADPAGCAALTVTGLAELTGTSEATVVRTARLLGYPGYRDLRLALAGLAAQQQSGRAPAVTADIAVDDPVADVVAKLAYDEQQTLADTAAGLDTVQLGAAVAALATARRIDIYGIGASGLVAQDLGQKLLRIGLVAHAHSDPHLAVTNAVQLRSGDVAIAITHSGSTGDVIEPLRVAFDHGATTVAITGRPDGPVAQYADHVLTTSTARESELRPAAMSSRTSQLLVVDCLFTCVTQRTYETAAPALAASYEALAHRHTPRNR, from the coding sequence GTGACCTATGACGTGAAGGAAAGTTTCACCAGCGTTCCGGAGCAGCCCTCCGCGGCCACGTCCCCCGCCACCGCTGCCGCCGCCACACCGGCCCCGCCCGCCCCCGCCGCGCTCGCGGCGAAGGTCCGCACCCTCGCGCCGTCCATGACCCGCTCCATGCAGCGGGTCGCCGAAGCCGTCGCCGCGGACCCGGCCGGCTGCGCCGCCCTCACGGTCACCGGCCTCGCCGAACTCACCGGCACCAGCGAGGCCACCGTCGTCCGCACCGCCCGCCTGCTCGGCTATCCCGGCTACCGCGATCTGCGCCTCGCCCTCGCCGGGCTCGCCGCCCAGCAGCAGTCGGGCCGCGCGCCGGCCGTCACCGCCGACATCGCGGTCGACGACCCGGTCGCGGACGTCGTCGCCAAGCTCGCGTACGACGAGCAGCAGACCCTCGCCGACACCGCCGCCGGGCTCGACACCGTCCAGCTAGGCGCCGCCGTCGCCGCCCTCGCCACCGCCCGCCGGATCGACATCTACGGCATCGGCGCCTCCGGCCTCGTCGCCCAGGACCTGGGCCAGAAGCTGCTCCGGATCGGCCTCGTCGCGCACGCCCACAGCGACCCGCACCTCGCCGTCACCAACGCCGTACAGCTCCGCTCCGGCGACGTCGCCATCGCCATCACGCACTCCGGCTCCACCGGCGACGTCATAGAACCGCTGCGCGTCGCCTTCGACCACGGCGCCACCACCGTCGCCATCACGGGCCGCCCGGACGGTCCGGTGGCGCAGTACGCCGACCACGTCCTGACCACCTCCACGGCCCGCGAGAGCGAACTGCGCCCCGCCGCCATGTCGTCCAGAACCAGTCAACTCCTGGTCGTGGACTGTCTGTTCACCTGTGTCACGCAGCGTACGTACGAGACGGCCGCCCCGGCCCTCGCGGCCTCGTACGAGGCCCTGGCGCACCGCCACACCCCACGCAACCGCTGA
- a CDS encoding glyoxalase/bleomycin resistance protein/dioxygenase (Glyoxalase/Bleomycin resistance protein/Dioxygenase superfamily; pfam00903;~This domain superfamily is foundin a variety of structurally related metalloproteins, including the type I extradiol dioxygenases, glyoxalase I and a group of antibiotic resistance proteins; cd06587;~glyoxalase/bleomycin resistance protein/dioxygenase [Streptomyces viridochromogenes DSM40736];~identified by MetaGeneAnnotator; putative;~metal binding site [ion binding]) has translation MQLSAITLDCADPLALADFYHRATGLPLHPRNHAEFAGVVQPAGGLLIGFQRVAGYRAPNWPAQDVPQQLHLDFDVDDLAETEARLLALGAVRPKHQPDAGRFLVLTDPAGHPFCLSPRTATTP, from the coding sequence ATGCAGCTTTCCGCGATCACCCTCGACTGCGCCGACCCGCTGGCGCTCGCCGACTTCTACCACCGGGCCACCGGTCTGCCGCTGCACCCCCGCAACCACGCCGAGTTCGCCGGGGTCGTGCAGCCCGCGGGCGGCCTGCTCATCGGCTTCCAGCGCGTGGCCGGCTACCGCGCCCCGAACTGGCCGGCCCAGGACGTCCCGCAGCAACTCCACCTGGACTTCGACGTCGACGACCTCGCGGAGACCGAGGCCCGGCTGCTCGCCCTGGGCGCCGTACGCCCGAAGCACCAGCCGGACGCCGGGCGCTTCCTCGTCCTCACGGACCCGGCGGGTCATCCGTTCTGTCTGTCACCGCGTACCGCCACGACGCCATAG
- a CDS encoding hypothetical protein (identified by MetaGeneAnnotator; putative;~sequence version:1) — protein sequence MRAATVFTLSAGLALPALATAPAAYAIDTITRVTTSDDGRPVVELTSNALWVKVSVLASTAPDAAVLASTDDLSWQSADEATDRSYGWTTAEGLKLPEGTRLGDYPVVVEYRLSSGTVQKWTGGTYSHKLHTGVSKLSFDHKKTSYDDRNVVLSGQATTWDPSTGERTPAREGTKIKVSLELFDFDWRYVDLTATTGADGTFSLPFTPNASIRRGKATVVEPAADTDPDAGRPVPEVGVETTTYRVNAGQNKYRVAKNTDVTMSGMVQRLTPDGWKPFSGIPVVTANTEPNRSTTVTGQMGTGTTAADGSFKYGARATYATQIYTFPRPSVYFSDTAYDQGEIAVPQPITYSGVNITMDEFGKVRATARVNGGDCRDEPVHLQVSFDSGRTWSKLKYGTMQWDNSFSYCKIDVSTWGYVSAMYRLHHYETDRFALKDSGAVKLARIETRFSAFSVSPSRPRVNSYMTVTGTVQKKTGGTWKALSGAKVTLLFRPKGDSNWYWVTRNVPTDSAGRFSFKAKNYGDGTWGMVKQTQTGYFYSESKEKYIDAI from the coding sequence GTGCGTGCGGCCACCGTGTTCACCCTGTCGGCGGGGCTCGCCCTGCCGGCCCTGGCGACCGCGCCCGCGGCCTACGCCATCGACACCATCACCCGTGTGACGACCTCCGACGACGGCCGGCCCGTCGTCGAGCTGACGTCGAACGCACTGTGGGTGAAGGTCTCCGTCCTCGCCTCCACGGCGCCGGACGCCGCCGTCCTCGCTTCCACCGACGACCTCAGCTGGCAGTCCGCCGACGAGGCCACCGACCGTTCCTACGGCTGGACGACCGCGGAGGGCCTGAAGCTGCCCGAGGGCACGCGGCTGGGCGACTACCCGGTCGTCGTCGAGTACCGGCTGTCCTCCGGCACCGTGCAGAAGTGGACCGGCGGCACCTACAGCCACAAGCTGCACACCGGTGTCAGCAAGCTGTCCTTCGACCACAAGAAGACCAGTTACGACGACCGGAACGTCGTCCTGTCGGGTCAGGCGACCACGTGGGACCCGTCCACCGGGGAGCGGACGCCGGCCCGTGAGGGCACCAAGATCAAGGTGTCGCTCGAACTGTTCGACTTCGATTGGCGCTACGTCGACCTGACCGCCACCACGGGCGCCGACGGCACCTTCTCGCTGCCGTTCACGCCGAACGCGAGCATCCGGCGCGGCAAGGCCACCGTCGTCGAGCCCGCCGCCGACACCGACCCGGACGCCGGACGCCCGGTGCCCGAGGTCGGCGTCGAGACGACCACGTACCGGGTCAACGCCGGCCAGAACAAGTACCGCGTCGCCAAGAACACCGACGTCACCATGAGCGGCATGGTGCAGCGGCTCACCCCGGACGGCTGGAAGCCGTTCTCGGGCATCCCGGTCGTCACGGCGAACACCGAGCCCAACCGGTCGACCACCGTCACCGGCCAGATGGGCACCGGGACGACGGCCGCCGACGGCTCCTTCAAGTACGGCGCCCGGGCCACGTACGCCACGCAGATCTACACCTTCCCGCGGCCCTCGGTCTACTTCTCCGACACCGCCTACGACCAGGGCGAGATCGCGGTCCCGCAGCCGATCACGTACAGCGGCGTCAACATCACCATGGACGAGTTCGGCAAGGTCCGCGCCACCGCCCGGGTCAACGGCGGCGACTGCCGGGACGAGCCGGTCCACCTCCAGGTGTCGTTCGACAGCGGCCGTACCTGGAGCAAGCTGAAGTACGGCACCATGCAGTGGGACAACAGCTTCAGCTACTGCAAGATCGACGTCTCCACCTGGGGCTACGTCAGCGCCATGTACCGGCTGCACCACTACGAGACCGACCGCTTCGCGCTGAAGGACTCCGGCGCGGTCAAGCTCGCCCGGATCGAGACCCGCTTCTCCGCGTTCTCGGTCAGCCCCAGCCGGCCCCGCGTGAACAGCTACATGACCGTCACCGGCACCGTCCAGAAGAAGACCGGCGGCACCTGGAAGGCGCTCTCCGGCGCCAAGGTCACGCTGCTGTTCCGGCCGAAGGGCGACTCCAACTGGTACTGGGTCACCCGCAACGTTCCCACCGACTCCGCCGGCCGGTTCAGCTTCAAGGCCAAGAACTACGGCGACGGCACCTGGGGCATGGTGAAGCAGACGCAGACCGGTTACTTCTACAGCGAGTCCAAGGAGAAGTACATCGATGCGATCTGA
- a CDS encoding type 11 methyltransferase (COG0500 SAM-dependent methyltransferases;~Methyltransferase domain; pfam13847;~S-adenosylmethionine binding site [chemical binding];~S-adenosylmethionine-dependent methyltransferases (SAM or AdoMet-MTase), class I; AdoMet-MTases are enzymes that use S-adenosyl-L-methionine (SAM or AdoMet) as a substrate for methyltransfer, creating the product S-adenosyl-L-homocysteine (AdoHcy); cd02440;~identified by MetaGeneAnnotator; putative;~type 11 methyltransferase [Streptomyces bingchenggensis BCW-1]): METDLDRTTRTTDDTLRLLDGLFADDHTKWQGFYEDRDRPVPFFADKPDESLAGHLDQGPPPSSGRALDLGCGPGRNSLHLARHGYEVDAVDLSADALAWARERVREAGPEVGDRVRFLHGDVFGPDLPEVGDAGPYDLIHDSGCFHHLAPHRRATYRKFVARHLAPGGHFSLVCFASGPGGMGSELPDAAFYRDRSLHGGLAYTPAALRALFSGPQPADLTEIALRRMRDEPADSPRFGESFLWTGLWRRGGTR; encoded by the coding sequence ATGGAAACGGACCTGGATCGCACCACCCGTACCACCGACGACACCCTCCGCCTCCTGGACGGGCTCTTCGCCGACGACCACACCAAATGGCAGGGCTTCTACGAGGACCGGGACCGTCCCGTCCCCTTCTTCGCCGACAAGCCCGACGAGAGCCTGGCCGGCCATCTCGACCAGGGGCCGCCGCCCTCCTCCGGCCGTGCCCTCGACCTGGGCTGCGGACCCGGCCGCAACTCCCTCCACCTCGCCCGGCACGGCTACGAGGTCGACGCCGTCGACCTCTCCGCCGACGCGCTCGCCTGGGCCCGCGAGCGTGTCCGGGAGGCGGGCCCCGAGGTCGGCGACCGCGTCCGCTTCCTGCACGGCGACGTGTTCGGACCGGACCTGCCCGAGGTCGGCGACGCCGGCCCGTACGACCTGATCCACGACTCCGGCTGCTTCCACCACCTCGCGCCCCACCGGCGCGCCACCTACCGGAAGTTCGTGGCCCGGCACCTCGCCCCCGGCGGCCACTTCTCCCTCGTCTGCTTCGCCTCCGGCCCCGGCGGGATGGGGTCCGAACTCCCCGACGCCGCCTTCTACCGCGACCGCAGCCTCCACGGCGGTCTCGCCTACACCCCCGCCGCCCTGCGCGCCCTCTTCTCGGGTCCGCAGCCCGCCGACCTGACAGAGATCGCCCTGCGCCGCATGCGCGACGAACCCGCCGACTCCCCGCGCTTCGGCGAGTCGTTCCTGTGGACCGGGCTATGGCGTCGTGGCGGTACGCGGTGA
- a CDS encoding PTS sucrose-specific enzyme IIBC component (PTS sucrose-specific enzyme IIBC component [Streptomyces albus J1074];~PTS system N-acetylmuramic acid transporter subunits EIIBC; Reviewed; PRK09586;~PTS_IIB, PTS system, glucose/sucrose specific IIB subunit. The bacterial phosphoenolpyruvate: sugar phosphotransferase system (PTS) isa multi-protein system involved in the regulation of a variety of metabolic and transcriptional processes. This family...; cd00212;~Phosphotransferase system IIC components, glucose/maltose/N-acetylglucosamine-specific [Carbohydrate transport andmetabolism]; cl00557;~active site turn [active];~identified by MetaGeneAnnotator; putative;~phosphorylation site [posttranslational modification]): protein MSTDDRHHDSDDSHAAHSAHHALAAAILPLVGGTANIESVAHCMTRLRLGLRDRTRVREAELRALPAVLGVVEDDTYQIVLGPGVVARVAPEVEALVARAAAAGADSHDAEALAGKGAAIKADRKARNATPAKLLLRRIANIFVPLIPALIGCGIIAGLNGLLVNLGWLPGLTPALTALANGFMALLAVFVGYNTAKEFGGTPILGGAVAAIIVYAGVAKVEVFGRPLSPGQGGVLGALGAAVLAVYVEKWCRRRVPEALDVLVTPTVTVLVAGLATLYGLMFVAGEVARLIGEFAHWLLAHAGPGAGFVLGGLFLPLVMLGLHQALIPIHTTLIEQEGYTVLLPILAMAGAGQVGAALAVYLRLSRNGPIRRTIRSALPTGLLGVGEPLIYGVSLPLGRPFVTACVGGAFGGAFIGLFDMLGHTIGSTAIGPSGWALFPLLAGSGGLGPTAAIYAGGLLVGYTTGFLATYFFGLGKNLLEEFNVSPAQDPAPEPEKSRQDSPTPTSGTPGSPETPETPEASDPDAPPRPEPAGL, encoded by the coding sequence ATGAGCACCGACGACCGACACCACGACTCCGACGACTCCCACGCCGCCCACAGCGCCCACCACGCCCTCGCCGCCGCGATCCTCCCGCTCGTCGGCGGCACCGCGAACATCGAGTCCGTGGCCCACTGCATGACCCGGCTCCGGCTGGGGCTGCGGGATCGCACGCGCGTACGGGAGGCGGAGCTGAGGGCCCTGCCGGCCGTGCTGGGGGTGGTGGAGGACGACACGTACCAGATCGTGCTCGGGCCGGGCGTCGTCGCACGGGTCGCACCCGAGGTCGAGGCACTGGTGGCGCGAGCCGCCGCGGCCGGAGCCGACAGCCACGACGCCGAAGCCCTCGCCGGCAAGGGCGCGGCGATCAAGGCGGACCGGAAGGCCCGGAACGCCACCCCCGCCAAACTCCTCCTCCGGCGGATCGCGAACATCTTCGTCCCGCTCATCCCCGCCCTCATCGGCTGCGGCATCATCGCCGGCCTCAACGGCCTGCTCGTCAACCTCGGTTGGCTGCCCGGCCTCACCCCGGCCCTCACCGCGCTCGCCAACGGCTTCATGGCCCTCCTCGCGGTCTTCGTCGGCTATAACACCGCCAAGGAGTTCGGTGGCACGCCCATCCTCGGCGGCGCGGTCGCGGCGATCATCGTGTACGCGGGCGTGGCCAAGGTCGAGGTCTTCGGCCGGCCCCTCTCCCCCGGCCAGGGCGGGGTGCTCGGCGCGCTCGGCGCGGCGGTGCTCGCGGTGTACGTGGAGAAGTGGTGCCGCCGCCGGGTGCCGGAGGCCCTGGACGTGCTGGTCACCCCGACGGTCACCGTGCTCGTCGCCGGCCTGGCCACCCTCTACGGCCTGATGTTCGTGGCCGGTGAAGTCGCCCGCCTCATCGGCGAGTTCGCGCACTGGCTGCTCGCCCACGCGGGCCCCGGCGCCGGGTTCGTCCTCGGCGGACTGTTCCTGCCCCTGGTGATGCTCGGCCTGCACCAGGCCCTCATCCCGATCCACACCACCCTCATCGAGCAGGAGGGCTACACGGTGCTGCTCCCCATCCTCGCGATGGCGGGCGCGGGCCAGGTCGGCGCGGCCCTGGCCGTCTATCTGCGCCTCTCCCGCAACGGCCCGATCCGCCGCACCATCCGCTCGGCCCTCCCGACCGGCCTCCTCGGCGTCGGCGAACCCCTCATCTACGGCGTCTCGTTGCCCCTGGGCCGCCCGTTCGTCACGGCCTGCGTCGGCGGCGCGTTCGGCGGCGCCTTCATCGGACTCTTCGACATGCTCGGCCACACGATCGGTTCGACCGCCATCGGCCCCTCGGGCTGGGCCCTCTTCCCGCTCCTCGCCGGCAGCGGCGGCCTCGGCCCGACGGCCGCGATCTACGCGGGCGGCCTGCTGGTCGGCTACACGACGGGCTTCCTCGCCACGTACTTCTTCGGCCTCGGCAAGAACCTGCTCGAAGAGTTCAACGTGAGCCCGGCCCAGGACCCGGCCCCGGAACCGGAGAAGAGCCGACAGGATTCCCCCACCCCGACCTCCGGAACCCCTGGCTCCCCCGAAACCCCCGAAACCCCCGAAGCCTCCGACCCCGACGCCCCACCCCGCCCCGAACCAGCCGGCCTCTGA